ATAAAGAAAGAgatttcattaatttatttaacaaCCGGTGTTTCGTCACAACTTCAGCTCTCACGCCATAAAAGTAATCACATATTAGATATTAAACAGATAGTAGTTGTTTGTCTTAACAAACTTGATTCTTTATCCTTCCTCTTTCCGTACAACTCCATCACCGGGAATATCCCTTTCTTATTAGTAAGATATCTTAACTGATAGGGGTTTTGCACGTTGCACAATTGTGACCACAACCTTTGAAACGACTACATACAGTTCGTCTTCTTGGTGTCTTCATCTATTGaacaatacaaaataaataattaattcaatGAAAACATATTAACCATAATATAATTAGACATTATGAACAATTCTAAAGTACTTACACGAACTTCGCCACGAGAAAGGAAACGTTTCTTGCGTGGACGGCCAGGGGGACGCCTGGTAGACGGAGGAAGCATATCTAACTCGGAAAATTGACCAGTGAGTTCTATGATATCATCGGTATCAATCACTGGAGCGACACTACCCACATACGCAGAAACCGTTGCATTCTTGGTGTACTCTTCAGCTACCAATGAATCGACTTTTATCTTGGCTACGATGGCTGCTGCTATTGCATGTTGACAAGGAATTTCGAGGAGTTGAAACTCAAAACAACTACAAAAACGTTTGGAAATGTCGACGTGGAATGAATACCCTTCCTTCTTCCGTACTTCATACTCCaagtgttttattttcttcactTCAAAACCTGCCGAAGACTCGAAATTAACAGCGAGAATTTCCATTACTTTCGGTGTGAATTTGTCTAAACTTTCTGAGATTCTTGAACCCCTAGCAGAAAACCAAGACATTAGCTTTGCTCTAATAAATTCTACAAGGGCCAATATAGGGTATTCTCTAGCCTCACGAAGCACTGCATTCCATGATTCCGCAACGTTACTCGTCATAATATTGAAACGACGTCCGGGGAAATGGGAACGCACCCAATGCTCAAATCCTATTCCAATTAGATAATCTGCACAAGAGACATTGACACGTTTTATCTCATTGAAAATCTTGTAGAAGTCAGCCAACCTATATGCCCTTCCAGCCTTTGCAACCAAGAATCCTAGATTCTTATCCTTGTAATAAGTCCTGATATTTCTCTTTAAATGAAGGATGCATCCACAGTGTTTCGCTTCAGGATaaacctgatacattatccggTTTAACTTTAGATTTCTGGGTATAAAGATATTATCCTTAATACAGACAATTTccggatataaaaataattacgtAATATTATAAAGCTTTTACTTACCTTGGCCAATTCGTAATAGATGGATGCATATCTATCAGATACAAACACTATATTGTTTGTATTTGGAACGAATGCTTGTAACTTTTTGAAGAACCACTCCCACGAGTTATCGTTTTCTCCGTCGACGATAGCAATGGCTAGTGGAAACACTTGGTAATTGCCGTCTTGGGCCGAAGCAGTTAGAAGACACCCAGCATATTTTCCTCTCAAATGGGTTCCATCGACAACTACAACTTTTCTCATGTACTCAAATCCCATAATAGAAGCACCCATAGCTAGAAACATGTATTTAAACATGTTTCCTATATTGTCCTTGTATTCAGTTTTAATATCGGCTAAGGTTCCAGGGTTTGCTTCTGATAGTTTACGGAGGTAATCAGGAAGTAGATTATAAGAGCCTCCTGAGTTTCCTTTGGCATATTCCAAAGCAATTTCCCTTGAACGCCAAGCCTTCTAGTAGGATATACGGACATCGTGGTCTCCTTGCATGACTTGACGTATCTCTCCAGGCTTTGGACCACCGCCACTACCATTGAAACGAGCTTTCATCATCTCTCCAACAACATGTGTGTAACTTGAGACTGATAACCGGATCTATCGTCCACAGAGCAGGTGTGTATGGGATTGAGTTTTCTTATCTCGTAGACGTCCGAGTCTT
This Brassica napus cultivar Da-Ae chromosome C6, Da-Ae, whole genome shotgun sequence DNA region includes the following protein-coding sequences:
- the LOC106403706 gene encoding uncharacterized protein LOC106403706; protein product: MMKARFNGSGGGPKPGEIRQVMQGDHDVRNSGGSYNLLPDYLRKLSEANPGTLADIKTEYKDNIGNMFKYMFLAMGASIMGFEYMRKVVVVDGTHLRGKYAGCLLTASAQDGNYQVFPLAIAIVDGENDNSWEWFFKKLQAFVPNTNNIVFVSDRYASIYYELAKVYPEAKHCGCILHLKRNIRTYYKDKNLGFLVAKAGRAYRLADFYKIFNEIKRVNVSCADYLIGIGFEHWVRSHFPGRRFNIMTSNVAESWNAVLREAREYPILALVEFIRAKLMSWFSARGSRISESLDKFTPKVMEILAVNFESSAGFEVKKIKHLEYEVRKKEGYSFHVDISKRFCSCFEFQLLEIPCQHAIAAAIVAKIKVDSLVAEEYTKNATVSAYVGSVAPVIDTDDIIELTGQFSELDMLPPSTRRPPGRPRKKRFLSRGEVRMKTPRRRTVCSRFKGCGHNCATCKTPIS